In the Blautia coccoides genome, AAGAAGTTGAAATCGTTGGTCTGAAAGAAGAGACACGTAAAGTAGTTGTAACAGGTATCGAGATGTTCCGTAAACTGTTAGACGAGGCTCAGGCTGGTGACAACATCGGTGCACTGCTTCGTGGTGTTCAGAGAACTGAAATCGAAAGAGGACAGGTTCTTGCTAAACCGGGAACAATCAAATGCCATACAAAATTCACAGCTCAGGTTTACGTTCTGACAAAAGACGAGGGTGGCCGTCATACACCGTTCTTCAACAACTATCGTCCGCAGTTCTACTTCAGAACAACAGACGTAACAGGTGTCTGCAACTTACCGGAAGGTGTTGAGATGTGCATGCCTGGTGATAACGTAGAGATGACAATCGAGCTGATCCACCCGATCGCTATGGACCAGGGTCTTACTTTCGCTATCCGTGAAGGTGGACGTACTGTTGGTTCAGGCCGTGTTGCTACAATCATCGAGTAATCACTGAGTAGTACGAATATATAAATATAGAGTACCGTAAGGTACATTGTGTCCAAGCATAAGATGCCCCGGAACCGTAAGGTTTCCGGGGTTTTTCTGTTATTAAAAAGGTTCTATAATGAATGTTGGGGTATGTGAATAACGTATTTTCAACATTCATTTTTTGTTATAAAATAAAAGAAGCCTCCCCAAAATGCCGGTCATCCAAAACTAACATTTTAAAGGAGGTTTCAAAAATGCACTCTAATTGTACCAAAAATCTCTTAGATTTAGAAGGGGTTATAATAAAAAAAGTTGTGCATGCGGATCATTATGTAAAGATTTTTATTCAAACAGATCCTTCCTTACAGACTTGTCCTGAGTGCGGCAACCAAACCAAACGCATTCATGATTATCGGTATCAAAAGATTAAGGATCTACCGTTCCAAATGAAACATACATATTTAATACTTAAGAAAAGGCGATATGTCTGTAAATGCGGTAAACGATTTATGGAGAAATATCATTTTCTACCTTCCTATCAACGGCAGACTTTACGTTTATCCTACAAGATAATTGACCTACTTAGAAATCTTGTGAGTATAAAGTCCGTTGCAGATACAACAAATGTTTCAGTTAACACCGTTACCCGACTTTTGGACACCATTAATTATTCTACACCCTCTCTTCCAGAGTGTATATCAATTGATGAATTTAAGGGTAATACAGACGCCGGAAAGTACCAATGTATTCTTTTAGATGCCAAGAAACACCGTATTCTTGATATCCTACCGGACAGAACGCAGAGCCATTTGATTTCCTATTTCAGAGAAACAAACCGAGCTGAGCGCCACCGTGTGAAGTTCTTTGTCTGTGATATGTGGCAGCCCTACGTAGACTTAGCAAGAGCTTACTTCCCTAATGCCACAATCATTATAGACAAATATCATTTCATCCGGTATGTAACTTGGGCAATTGAAAATGTGAGGAAAAGGCTCCAGAAAACAATGCCTGTAAACCTCA is a window encoding:
- a CDS encoding ISL3 family transposase, with protein sequence MHSNCTKNLLDLEGVIIKKVVHADHYVKIFIQTDPSLQTCPECGNQTKRIHDYRYQKIKDLPFQMKHTYLILKKRRYVCKCGKRFMEKYHFLPSYQRQTLRLSYKIIDLLRNLVSIKSVADTTNVSVNTVTRLLDTINYSTPSLPECISIDEFKGNTDAGKYQCILLDAKKHRILDILPDRTQSHLISYFRETNRAERHRVKFFVCDMWQPYVDLARAYFPNATIIIDKYHFIRYVTWAIENVRKRLQKTMPVNLRRYYKRSRKLILTRYAKLKDENKKACDLMLLYNDDLRLAHTLKEWFYEICQSEKYSYQRTAFWEWVKSAEKSGIPEFENCAKTYRNWSEGILNAFKYKYTNGPTEGYNNKIKVLKRLSFGIRNFNRFRTRIIHCSI